A genomic stretch from Rubripirellula reticaptiva includes:
- a CDS encoding pyridoxine 5'-phosphate synthase produces the protein MIELGVNIDHIATVRQARRTYEPDPVIAAALAEQGGADGITFHLREDRRHIQDRDVELLKRTVTVKTNMELACADEVVDICCRTQPDWGLLVPESRQEVTTEGGLDVAGDSGRVKSAVQRLKDAGILVSLFIDPDMDQIRAASELGVDAVELHTGPYAIARRDDQKRELDRLASAGEAVTTGGMRLHAGHGLNYTNVRNVAQIPDMIELNIGHSIVSRAVMVGMKEAVAEMRRILDLYAP, from the coding sequence ATGATTGAACTTGGCGTCAACATTGACCATATCGCGACGGTACGTCAGGCGCGGCGGACATACGAACCCGATCCGGTGATTGCTGCGGCGCTCGCCGAACAGGGCGGCGCTGACGGGATCACGTTTCATTTGCGTGAAGACCGACGTCACATCCAAGACCGCGACGTCGAGTTGCTCAAGCGAACCGTGACGGTCAAAACAAACATGGAATTGGCGTGTGCCGACGAAGTCGTCGACATTTGTTGTCGGACTCAGCCGGACTGGGGCTTGTTGGTTCCCGAAAGCCGCCAAGAAGTCACGACCGAAGGTGGTTTGGACGTCGCCGGCGATTCGGGCCGAGTCAAATCGGCGGTACAGCGATTGAAGGATGCCGGCATCCTGGTGAGTTTGTTCATTGATCCCGATATGGATCAAATTCGTGCGGCGTCCGAGCTTGGAGTCGATGCAGTTGAACTGCACACCGGGCCGTATGCGATTGCTCGTCGCGATGACCAAAAACGTGAACTCGATCGACTCGCTAGCGCCGGCGAAGCGGTCACGACCGGGGGCATGCGTTTGCATGCCGGACATGGGCTGAACTACACCAATGTTCGGAATGTCGCCCAAATCCCTGACATGATCGAACTGAATATCGGCCACTCGATCGTCAGCCGCGCGGTCATGGTCGGCATGAAAGAAGCCGTCGCGGAAATGCGGCGGATTTTGGATTTATACGCGCCGTAA
- a CDS encoding Rne/Rng family ribonuclease, producing the protein MKKEMLINVLQPEECRIAVLENDRLEELYMERKSVEAFAGNIYRGKIVNLEPSIQAAFVDFGVGRNGFLHISDVEPQYFRQGGYDPAEVMRESDEMAEAAAKRARDTGHGSKHAFKGGRPRNKPPIQEIFRRGDEVLVQVIKEGIGTKGPTLSTYISIPGRYLVLMPSLARVGVSRKIEDEDDRKRLKRCLLALNPPKGLGFIVRTAGAGRKENELENDLEYLLRLWKSIVKRIADTKEPGVIYEESDLIIRTIRDIYSDDIDQILVDEKESYEKARDFLNMCMPRVVDRLKYYDSDVPLFHKYKLEQEIVKINTRQVQLKDGGSIVIDPTEALVAIDVNSGNFRGNDSAEENAFRLNMAAAKEIARQLRLRDLGGVIVNDFIDMRKESHRRKLERTLRDAMANDRARTKILRTSPFGLIEMTRQRIRPSLKRSIYNDCPCCEGRGLVKTAESMSIEVIRTLALAAKNTHIERVTIRVNDHVAAHLNNRKRRDVMLLEDTGKMSVQILGSEALYPEHLELDCRDKNGERVEIDS; encoded by the coding sequence ATGAAAAAAGAAATGCTGATCAATGTGCTGCAACCGGAAGAATGCCGCATTGCTGTGCTGGAGAACGACCGACTGGAAGAGCTTTACATGGAACGCAAGAGCGTAGAAGCTTTTGCCGGAAACATTTACCGTGGCAAAATCGTCAATTTGGAACCCAGCATTCAAGCTGCGTTTGTGGACTTCGGTGTCGGTCGCAACGGATTCCTGCACATCAGCGATGTCGAGCCTCAGTATTTTCGCCAAGGCGGATACGATCCGGCCGAGGTAATGCGAGAATCGGACGAGATGGCCGAAGCCGCCGCCAAACGGGCACGTGACACGGGGCACGGATCCAAGCACGCCTTCAAAGGTGGACGACCGCGAAACAAACCACCGATCCAAGAAATCTTTCGCCGCGGCGACGAGGTCCTGGTGCAAGTGATCAAGGAAGGCATCGGCACAAAAGGCCCTACCCTTAGTACTTACATTTCGATCCCCGGTCGTTACTTGGTCTTGATGCCCTCGCTCGCACGCGTCGGGGTCAGCCGCAAGATCGAAGACGAAGACGATCGCAAGCGACTGAAGCGTTGCTTGCTTGCGCTCAATCCACCCAAGGGACTCGGGTTCATCGTTCGCACAGCCGGCGCGGGTCGCAAAGAAAACGAACTTGAAAATGACCTCGAGTACCTGCTACGGCTTTGGAAATCGATCGTCAAACGCATCGCGGACACCAAAGAACCCGGTGTCATCTATGAAGAAAGCGATCTGATCATCCGAACGATTCGGGACATCTACAGCGACGACATCGACCAAATTTTGGTCGACGAAAAAGAGTCTTATGAAAAGGCTCGCGACTTCCTCAACATGTGCATGCCGCGAGTCGTCGACCGATTGAAGTACTACGACAGCGACGTTCCACTGTTCCACAAGTACAAGCTGGAACAAGAAATCGTGAAGATCAACACTCGCCAAGTTCAATTGAAAGACGGTGGCTCGATCGTTATCGACCCCACCGAAGCCTTGGTTGCGATCGACGTCAACAGCGGCAATTTCCGCGGCAATGATTCAGCCGAAGAAAACGCATTCCGCTTGAACATGGCCGCCGCCAAAGAGATCGCACGTCAACTGCGACTGCGTGACTTGGGTGGCGTGATCGTCAACGACTTCATCGACATGCGAAAGGAAAGCCATCGACGCAAGTTGGAACGAACCCTTCGTGATGCAATGGCGAATGACCGCGCCCGAACAAAGATTTTGCGGACGAGCCCATTCGGTTTGATCGAGATGACGCGTCAACGGATTCGTCCGAGCTTGAAACGTAGCATCTACAACGACTGTCCGTGTTGCGAAGGCCGTGGTTTGGTCAAGACAGCGGAAAGCATGTCGATCGAGGTAATCCGAACGTTGGCGCTGGCAGCAAAGAACACGCACATCGAACGAGTGACGATCCGAGTCAACGATCATGTCGCAGCACACCTGAACAACCGCAAACGTCGGGACGTGATGTTGTTGGAAGACACTGGGAAAATGTCAGTTCAAATCCTGGGCAGCGAAGCGCTGTACCCAGAACACCTTGAACTCGATTGCCGCGATAAGAACGGCGAACGAGTCGAAATCGATAGCTAA
- a CDS encoding ABC transporter permease, with amino-acid sequence MPIQVKCQCGKALKIPDTMAGKAVKCPGCATVLRVPGGAAPTGQKAAGGQQVPGGQRAAAGKPASPAPTAVKPGRMDDLFDEEGFSAHVAQVCPACRAEMAAGSVFCTKCGYHKESGVRMESHKTAGVDISHGTLALEKAKADMIKAKKLDDAVLAGAGMPWWMLALVLFMLMSGLCIAVLAVNASRRVDETITFNPMGTFLILSGSAFTTFGVGAFGMIVIHAFKQQMSKGFLAILPPYTIYYVFKNPRETWKYLLGCIVLLGIGISLIVAGGNA; translated from the coding sequence ATGCCGATTCAAGTCAAATGCCAGTGCGGTAAAGCACTTAAAATCCCCGATACCATGGCTGGGAAAGCCGTCAAGTGTCCGGGGTGTGCGACCGTTCTTCGCGTTCCGGGTGGTGCAGCCCCGACCGGCCAGAAGGCAGCCGGTGGCCAGCAAGTCCCTGGCGGTCAACGAGCTGCAGCTGGCAAACCGGCATCTCCGGCTCCCACCGCCGTCAAGCCTGGCCGCATGGACGACCTGTTTGACGAAGAAGGGTTTTCCGCTCACGTTGCCCAGGTTTGCCCGGCGTGTCGCGCCGAAATGGCGGCTGGGTCAGTGTTTTGCACCAAGTGCGGTTATCACAAAGAGTCCGGCGTACGAATGGAGTCTCACAAGACCGCTGGCGTCGATATCAGCCATGGAACGCTAGCGCTTGAAAAAGCAAAAGCCGACATGATCAAAGCCAAGAAGCTTGACGACGCCGTCTTAGCTGGCGCCGGTATGCCGTGGTGGATGCTGGCGCTAGTGTTGTTCATGTTGATGAGCGGTCTTTGTATCGCCGTTCTTGCGGTCAATGCGTCTCGTCGCGTGGACGAAACGATCACCTTCAATCCAATGGGCACGTTCTTGATCTTGTCAGGCTCGGCATTCACGACCTTTGGAGTCGGTGCCTTCGGCATGATCGTCATCCACGCGTTCAAACAGCAAATGTCGAAAGGGTTCCTTGCGATCTTGCCACCCTACACGATCTATTACGTGTTCAAGAATCCACGCGAAACGTGGAAGTACTTGCTCGGATGCATCGTGCTGCTAGGCATTGGCATCTCGCTAATTGTCGCGGGTGGAAACGCTTAG
- a CDS encoding secretin N-terminal domain-containing protein: MRRFIAFYFSVAVIAVCFVPAVSAQQAGSPQLRKLAVPAEHAKSIATKLSLQFREIPGVRIAPDEKNKQLVVMAPEGMQQNIAREVQSMLASHVQASTSLEGRSPLSVALKQITWREFEDDLQNLSDTPLSVTTSRNGERAAFQLVAVPIGGTTVEVDRRNNSVTVIAPTPSIPGWEKMITTLDQGRSGTDDTTSVLRLKNAEPAPVQRAIRLLKDLESRPGQTMAAAQVGNLSPFRNAVFQQPAGGQIGDGQGAATADVPADMPSDEGGAGVIGDTQIQFVPELGTIIIRGAKRDVQRVMDVIKQIEDQSEVTKPDIEVAQLLHADSNAVAALLQQLYTDVLSARQGEVSITSLDSPNALLLIGRTEAIKSLKELIAKIDTPVAESSRLRVFRLQHASAVDAEQSIQAFFADRPGAGDDLRPALGPRVRVLADYRTNSLIVSAAPRDLEEVTRLVNDLDVHQITAQSQIKIFPLSNAVAEDLAPVLQSAINGEGEGGTDDNITRPSTTLSIVSIDSENNQLLDSGILAGTVITADTGANSIVVRAPAASMSLIGELIRQLDRAPGVESLVKVFTIENGDAVKLTTALQDLFGDDAATSGTSVGAGNLGGLPPTSAGGDNSLVPLRFSTDQRTNAIIASGSSNDLDVVESILLRLDSEGFAERITEVIWLRHQAAADVATALTSYVQQRTQSVNSIQQFQQGLGPYDLPDRDLIVVAEPVTNSVLLSVSPRLYEDVRRMIDRLDRRPPMVLIKVLIAEVSLDDAFEIGGEVGLQDSLVYDRGVASDALGIASVPGFNFNASGQPNLNQVNKGTVASRGVSSFGVGTSNSALGYGGFVLSAASDSVSLLLRTLQDADRLQIISRPQIMTVDNTEGYVQVGRQIARIRDVTQNVSGSLVSTEDIEVGLILRIRPRVGSDGLIVMEVDATRSARDGVNGTPIPAGDGSVVIIDDIIRTTAQSVVAAYSGQTVVFGGLIQKSRSQFSRRVPYLADIPLLGYFFKYEQEIESRKETLVVMTPMLVTGEEDLEYVKQTETSRMSWCLADVVEAHGDVGLSGGYGLWGPATGAVIYPDLQPTIDQVIIQDSYPVDGSSPYYDSTTIDANSVMELQGQGMPNQGFSSPVNEAPRMQTPIYTEPYVQPGGNFPTPAAPVAPAMPSLPAPQDGSVPQASSQFLPGGANQVSWIDEVTRAQNTKSQDSGAANRPRPNRIGFGQSGMLGSD, translated from the coding sequence ATGCGCCGCTTCATAGCTTTCTACTTTTCGGTTGCTGTCATCGCAGTCTGTTTTGTGCCTGCGGTTTCGGCCCAGCAAGCCGGCAGTCCTCAATTGCGGAAGCTGGCTGTTCCTGCGGAGCACGCCAAGTCGATCGCAACGAAACTGAGTCTTCAGTTTCGTGAGATCCCCGGCGTTCGTATTGCTCCCGACGAGAAGAACAAGCAGCTTGTCGTGATGGCCCCCGAAGGCATGCAGCAAAACATTGCACGCGAAGTGCAGTCGATGTTGGCATCACACGTTCAAGCGAGCACGTCGCTTGAAGGACGATCGCCGCTTAGCGTTGCCCTCAAGCAAATCACATGGCGTGAATTTGAAGACGACCTGCAAAATCTGTCCGACACGCCACTTTCGGTTACGACCAGTCGCAACGGTGAACGGGCTGCCTTCCAATTGGTGGCTGTTCCGATCGGTGGAACGACAGTCGAAGTCGATCGTCGTAACAACTCGGTCACCGTCATCGCCCCGACGCCGTCGATTCCTGGTTGGGAAAAGATGATCACGACTTTGGACCAAGGTCGCAGCGGAACAGATGATACGACCAGCGTGCTGCGGCTCAAAAATGCAGAGCCCGCGCCGGTGCAACGTGCGATTCGATTGCTGAAGGACTTAGAAAGTCGGCCCGGGCAAACGATGGCTGCGGCACAGGTTGGCAATTTGTCGCCGTTTCGCAACGCCGTTTTCCAACAACCTGCGGGCGGTCAAATCGGTGACGGCCAAGGCGCCGCGACGGCAGACGTTCCCGCCGATATGCCGTCCGACGAAGGCGGCGCCGGTGTGATCGGCGACACCCAAATTCAGTTTGTTCCGGAACTTGGAACGATCATCATTCGTGGTGCTAAACGGGACGTCCAGCGTGTCATGGACGTGATCAAGCAAATCGAAGATCAAAGCGAAGTCACCAAGCCAGATATCGAAGTCGCTCAACTGCTGCACGCCGATAGCAATGCCGTCGCCGCGCTGTTGCAACAACTTTACACGGATGTTTTGTCGGCTCGCCAAGGCGAAGTCAGCATCACTTCGTTGGACTCGCCGAACGCACTGTTGCTGATCGGCCGCACCGAAGCGATCAAGAGCTTGAAGGAATTGATCGCCAAGATCGATACGCCAGTTGCTGAATCGAGTCGCTTGCGAGTGTTTCGATTACAGCATGCGTCAGCAGTCGACGCCGAGCAATCGATCCAGGCGTTCTTTGCGGATCGTCCGGGTGCCGGTGACGATTTGCGTCCTGCACTGGGGCCAAGGGTCCGCGTGCTGGCCGACTACCGAACCAATTCGTTGATCGTCAGTGCCGCGCCGCGTGATTTGGAAGAAGTCACCCGCTTGGTCAATGACTTGGATGTCCATCAAATCACGGCACAAAGCCAGATCAAGATATTCCCATTGTCCAATGCCGTTGCCGAAGATCTAGCACCCGTGCTGCAGTCTGCGATCAATGGCGAGGGCGAAGGCGGAACCGACGACAATATCACTCGTCCATCAACTACACTTTCGATCGTCAGTATCGATTCTGAGAACAATCAGCTTCTCGACTCGGGTATCCTTGCCGGGACCGTGATCACGGCCGATACCGGAGCCAACTCGATCGTTGTTCGTGCACCGGCTGCCAGTATGTCGTTGATCGGCGAATTGATTCGTCAGCTCGACCGGGCTCCTGGCGTCGAGTCACTTGTAAAAGTATTCACCATCGAAAATGGTGACGCTGTGAAGTTGACGACCGCGCTACAAGACTTGTTTGGTGATGACGCTGCGACCAGCGGAACCAGTGTTGGTGCCGGTAATCTTGGCGGTCTTCCACCGACCAGTGCAGGTGGTGACAACTCGTTGGTGCCGCTGCGATTTAGCACCGATCAACGGACCAATGCGATTATCGCGAGCGGTTCGTCCAACGACTTGGATGTCGTCGAAAGCATCCTATTGCGTTTGGACAGCGAAGGCTTTGCCGAACGTATTACCGAAGTGATTTGGTTGCGTCACCAAGCGGCCGCTGACGTGGCAACCGCATTGACGAGCTACGTTCAACAACGGACTCAATCGGTCAACTCGATCCAGCAGTTTCAACAAGGGCTTGGTCCTTATGACTTGCCTGATCGCGATTTAATTGTGGTTGCGGAACCGGTTACCAACAGCGTCCTGTTGAGCGTGTCACCGCGGCTTTACGAAGACGTCCGTCGTATGATCGATCGACTGGATCGTCGGCCACCTATGGTGCTGATCAAGGTGCTGATTGCCGAAGTGTCGCTCGACGATGCGTTTGAAATCGGTGGTGAAGTCGGTCTGCAAGATTCGTTGGTCTATGACCGTGGTGTTGCCTCGGATGCCCTTGGAATTGCCAGCGTGCCAGGGTTCAACTTTAACGCATCGGGCCAACCTAACCTAAACCAGGTTAATAAGGGAACCGTCGCAAGTCGTGGTGTGTCGAGCTTTGGTGTCGGCACATCCAACTCGGCGCTCGGATACGGTGGCTTTGTGTTGAGTGCGGCTAGCGATTCGGTCAGCTTGTTGCTTCGCACACTGCAAGATGCGGACCGACTGCAAATCATCAGTCGGCCTCAAATTATGACCGTTGACAACACCGAAGGCTACGTACAAGTCGGTCGCCAAATCGCTCGGATCCGTGACGTGACTCAAAACGTCAGCGGTTCGTTGGTATCGACCGAAGACATTGAAGTCGGCTTGATTCTGCGGATTCGACCACGCGTTGGCAGCGACGGATTGATCGTCATGGAAGTCGATGCCACACGTTCGGCACGCGACGGAGTCAACGGAACGCCAATTCCGGCAGGTGACGGATCTGTGGTCATCATCGACGACATCATTCGGACAACTGCCCAGTCGGTCGTCGCGGCCTACAGTGGGCAGACAGTGGTGTTCGGCGGCTTGATCCAAAAGAGCCGGTCGCAGTTTAGTCGTCGAGTGCCTTACTTGGCCGATATTCCATTGCTTGGGTACTTCTTTAAGTACGAGCAAGAAATCGAAAGTCGCAAGGAAACCCTCGTCGTCATGACACCGATGCTGGTCACCGGCGAAGAAGATCTCGAATACGTCAAGCAAACTGAAACCAGCCGGATGAGTTGGTGTTTGGCCGACGTCGTCGAAGCCCATGGTGACGTCGGACTAAGCGGTGGCTATGGATTATGGGGACCAGCAACAGGTGCCGTGATCTATCCCGACCTGCAGCCGACCATCGACCAAGTCATCATCCAAGATTCGTATCCAGTTGATGGTTCGTCGCCCTACTATGACTCAACGACAATTGATGCGAACAGTGTGATGGAACTGCAAGGTCAGGGAATGCCTAACCAGGGATTCTCGTCACCGGTCAACGAAGCACCTCGCATGCAGACGCCGATCTACACCGAACCCTATGTTCAACCGGGCGGCAACTTTCCGACACCTGCCGCACCTGTAGCACCGGCCATGCCAAGTTTGCCAGCACCGCAAGACGGTAGCGTGCCTCAGGCATCCAGCCAGTTCCTGCCGGGCGGTGCCAACCAAGTTAGTTGGATCGATGAGGTGACGCGTGCTCAGAATACGAAGTCGCAAGACTCTGGTGCAGCGAATCGTCCTCGGCCTAATCGGATTGGTTTCGGCCAAAGTGGAATGTTAGGAAGCGATTGA
- a CDS encoding TIGR03936 family radical SAM-associated protein — protein sequence MTAKSNTDEPRTSDPNGSAASASVVQSSLAALRIRYRIRFAKTGLLRWIGHQDLVRLWERMARRADLKLSMTEGFTPKPRFVFPSAMALGMEGLNEVIEIELANSITPAELMDRLVSDNQPGMSIVSVKRLPEGFGKAQLARTDYRISSPCFSSSNPSSRSHSNLDGSNEQPTNSPVDWNQIGESIQRLLASESVSIQRKKKTVNLQVAQQIHELRIDVEDNESERNSIVLSLIATNAASLRPDDVLELLGLDDWIDRGATITRTNVHLDNEFETDDLDEIAIHTQSPPASMRLTQSMQSHQASPTPVRGA from the coding sequence GTGACTGCTAAATCCAACACCGACGAGCCACGCACAAGCGATCCTAACGGATCGGCGGCATCGGCATCGGTGGTCCAATCGTCACTAGCTGCACTGCGAATTCGTTACCGAATCCGTTTTGCAAAAACCGGTCTGTTGCGATGGATCGGTCACCAGGATCTGGTTCGATTGTGGGAGCGGATGGCGCGCCGAGCCGACTTAAAACTGTCGATGACCGAAGGCTTCACACCGAAACCGCGATTCGTTTTTCCATCGGCGATGGCACTCGGAATGGAAGGATTGAATGAAGTCATCGAGATTGAACTTGCCAACTCGATCACTCCTGCTGAGCTGATGGATCGATTGGTCAGTGACAATCAACCGGGGATGTCGATCGTTTCGGTCAAGCGCCTTCCCGAGGGTTTCGGCAAAGCCCAACTGGCGCGCACGGACTATCGAATCTCGAGCCCCTGCTTTTCCAGTTCCAACCCTTCAAGTCGTAGTCATTCAAATCTTGATGGCTCAAACGAGCAACCAACCAACTCGCCAGTTGATTGGAACCAGATCGGCGAATCGATCCAGCGGTTGCTTGCGTCCGAGTCCGTTTCAATCCAGCGCAAAAAGAAAACGGTGAACTTGCAAGTCGCCCAGCAGATCCACGAATTGCGGATCGATGTAGAAGACAACGAATCCGAACGCAACTCGATCGTTCTGTCGCTGATCGCCACCAACGCCGCGTCGTTACGTCCCGATGACGTTCTAGAACTGCTTGGCCTTGATGACTGGATCGATCGCGGCGCCACGATCACACGAACCAACGTCCATTTGGACAACGAATTTGAAACCGACGATCTCGACGAGATCGCAATCCATACACAATCACCGCCGGCGTCCATGCGATTGACGCAATCTATGCAATCGCATCAAGCCAGCCCAACACCCGTAAGAGGTGCTTAA
- a CDS encoding cytochrome c: MSRHSSIIGISIAGCVVAGSLVWGDDNPRGERRAPAPKVSTEQLRGIFFDDLDEAIRGQRPSLSSLRKASEAKANEPTKTQQPDQSSADSWAGLISPVSLEDEIKRVRLHFDSIITTPGAFNSGGYQDARLDLSVLAMLFAVIQQHSGDVRWKDEAGAARDLLARTAFNCKAGSTQVYNEAKLRKADLQDLVSGTGLASREAEPENVWSEIADRSPLMEYAERLVDSLEGNSRDAASIESNIDAVKRDAELIAMLGEVLTKEGMDEADDDDYVKLSRNMTADSKKVVAAIERADFEGARAGVSQIRGRCDACHEQYR, translated from the coding sequence ATGTCGCGACACTCATCGATTATCGGTATTTCGATCGCCGGATGCGTCGTCGCCGGTTCGTTGGTTTGGGGCGACGACAATCCACGCGGTGAGCGTCGTGCACCGGCGCCCAAAGTTTCCACCGAGCAGCTTCGAGGGATCTTCTTTGACGACCTAGACGAGGCGATCCGCGGCCAGCGTCCTTCGTTGTCTTCACTTCGCAAGGCGAGCGAAGCGAAAGCCAACGAGCCGACTAAAACTCAACAGCCCGATCAATCATCAGCGGACTCGTGGGCCGGCTTGATTTCGCCGGTTTCGTTAGAAGATGAAATCAAGCGAGTGCGTTTGCATTTCGATTCTATCATCACGACCCCCGGTGCATTCAATAGCGGCGGATACCAGGACGCTCGTTTGGACCTGTCGGTTTTGGCGATGCTATTCGCGGTGATCCAGCAACACAGCGGTGATGTACGATGGAAAGACGAAGCCGGTGCGGCCCGCGACTTGTTGGCTCGAACTGCATTCAACTGCAAAGCCGGATCGACCCAGGTCTATAACGAAGCCAAGCTGAGAAAAGCGGACTTGCAAGACTTGGTCTCGGGCACAGGGCTAGCTTCTCGCGAGGCCGAACCGGAAAACGTTTGGTCCGAAATTGCTGACCGATCACCGTTGATGGAGTACGCCGAGCGATTGGTCGACTCGCTGGAAGGAAACAGCCGCGACGCAGCCTCGATTGAATCGAACATCGATGCAGTCAAACGCGACGCCGAACTGATCGCAATGTTAGGCGAAGTGCTGACGAAGGAAGGCATGGACGAAGCAGACGACGACGATTACGTAAAACTCAGCCGCAACATGACCGCCGATTCAAAGAAAGTCGTCGCGGCGATCGAACGGGCCGATTTCGAAGGGGCTCGCGCCGGGGTCAGCCAGATCCGTGGACGCTGCGACGCTTGTCACGAGCAGTATCGATAA
- the ptsP gene encoding phosphoenolpyruvate--protein phosphotransferase has product MVELQGIPVSPGVAIGPALVLDADGYQIPRSVVPADQADQEYARLQSAVDAVSARLETSRLETAAVAGEHTGDIFAAQLQMLHDPRLHAELRRRINTEYLTAAYSVNRVLHNYAAALRQLSNPFLADRAEDVLDIEKQLLRELGAVKRGPMSDLSEPVIVLSHVLTPSETANLDRRYVRGFATETGGAGGHTAIVAKGLELPAVVGIGPFLDSVGAGDQVIVDGDRGRVIINPDATTLKHYEQRIKQRNSLSARLAELRDLPAETADGVRIRLNANIEFPHETSAAIERGADGIGLYRTEFLYLSSEQEPSEEDHYQAYSQVVREMCGRPVVIRTLDLGADKMGHRPLVEQEHNPFLGLRSIRLSLRNLDLFRPQLRAVLRAAVHGDVRVMFPLITTIAELRQARMLLNLVAEDLKDEGIPYRGDIPVGMMVEVPAAVVMLENFVREVDFLSIGTNDLAQYTLAVDRSNEYVADLYQSSDPAVLRLIARCVEVADNAHTSLAVCGEMSSMPARALLLLGMGVRNLSVPPSSLPRVKKAIRSVSINQCQEIAARVMKLEAARDVDMYLLDRLGDLVPELVVT; this is encoded by the coding sequence ATGGTCGAACTGCAAGGCATCCCTGTCTCGCCAGGAGTCGCTATCGGTCCGGCGCTAGTGCTGGATGCGGATGGTTATCAAATTCCTCGCTCTGTAGTCCCCGCCGATCAGGCGGACCAGGAGTACGCGCGCCTGCAGTCAGCCGTCGACGCAGTCTCGGCACGTCTTGAAACCAGCCGCTTGGAAACAGCTGCGGTTGCTGGTGAACACACCGGCGACATCTTTGCCGCGCAATTGCAAATGCTGCATGATCCGCGACTGCACGCGGAACTGCGTCGCCGGATCAACACGGAATACCTGACGGCTGCGTATTCGGTCAATCGCGTGCTGCACAACTATGCAGCGGCGTTGCGGCAGTTATCCAATCCGTTTCTAGCGGATCGTGCCGAAGATGTGCTGGACATCGAAAAGCAACTTTTGCGTGAACTCGGCGCTGTCAAGCGCGGGCCGATGTCTGATTTGAGCGAGCCCGTGATCGTGCTGTCACATGTGCTAACGCCAAGCGAAACAGCCAATCTGGATCGCCGGTACGTTCGCGGTTTTGCGACCGAAACCGGTGGCGCGGGCGGCCATACGGCCATCGTTGCCAAAGGATTGGAATTGCCAGCCGTCGTCGGCATCGGACCGTTTTTGGACAGCGTCGGTGCGGGCGACCAAGTCATTGTCGATGGTGATCGCGGCCGAGTGATCATCAACCCCGATGCGACGACGCTAAAACACTATGAACAGCGAATCAAGCAACGCAACTCGCTCAGCGCAAGGCTAGCCGAGCTTCGCGACTTGCCCGCTGAAACGGCCGATGGCGTCCGCATTCGATTGAATGCGAACATCGAGTTCCCGCATGAAACGAGCGCGGCGATCGAGCGCGGTGCCGATGGCATCGGTTTGTACCGGACCGAGTTTCTGTATTTGTCCAGCGAACAGGAACCCAGCGAAGAAGATCACTACCAAGCGTACAGCCAAGTGGTTCGCGAAATGTGCGGGCGTCCTGTCGTGATTCGCACGCTTGATCTGGGTGCCGATAAGATGGGCCATCGTCCACTTGTCGAACAAGAACACAATCCGTTTTTGGGGCTGCGCAGTATCCGTTTGTCGCTGCGAAATTTGGACTTGTTCCGACCACAATTGCGTGCTGTCTTGCGAGCCGCCGTTCACGGCGATGTTCGCGTCATGTTTCCGCTGATCACGACCATCGCTGAACTTCGCCAAGCTCGAATGCTGTTGAACCTGGTGGCCGAAGACTTGAAGGACGAAGGCATTCCCTACCGCGGCGACATCCCCGTCGGCATGATGGTCGAAGTTCCGGCAGCTGTCGTGATGCTGGAAAACTTCGTTCGCGAAGTTGACTTCCTTTCGATCGGTACGAACGATTTGGCCCAGTACACCTTGGCCGTCGACCGCAGCAACGAATACGTCGCCGATCTGTACCAATCCAGCGACCCAGCTGTACTGCGTTTGATCGCCCGATGCGTCGAAGTCGCTGACAACGCACACACGTCGCTGGCGGTTTGCGGAGAGATGAGCAGCATGCCAGCGAGAGCTCTGCTGCTGCTAGGGATGGGCGTGCGAAACTTAAGCGTCCCACCGTCCAGTTTGCCACGAGTCAAAAAGGCAATCCGCAGCGTGTCGATCAATCAGTGCCAAGAAATTGCGGCGCGGGTGATGAAACTCGAAGCGGCGCGAGACGTTGACATGTACCTGCTAGATCGACTGGGTGATCTGGTACCCGAGTTGGTTGTGACCTAA